The DNA sequence CCCTCTCCAGAAAGGCTACGATTCTTTTTACTCTATAATTtatcaaaaacaggaaaaggacGAGGGTTGGAAAGTAACTATTTCGTGTAATACAATTCGACACCTCCGTTCGCGTAGGGAAGTCTGCACGAAGAGgtaaaaatgctttttctttagaCGGAAGCCGAACATCTCAAGATACCTGGTCCTTTACTCCATAGGTCGCATTCACGAGGATCACGCGTCAGATTCCTCAGTCTCACGGTTTCAAGGTTAAGATTTAGGAGCGGAGCAGAAGTGACACGTACCCAGAATATGTTCGTGTATTTACATTTAGGCCCTCGCACTCCAGCTGATGAACGCCTCCACAAAACTGAGAGGATCCGTCCGTTCCCAACCCAGAGTGGTACACCCTCCACCATCCGTGGGACACAGCTACCCTTTTAATCATGACCTTCTATCTTACTCAGATTTGAAAGCATCATTTGGACGTCAAGACGTTAAACTGACAATGTGGCCGGGGTAAGTGCCACAAAATCTTCCACCAGGAAGATCGAAGACACTCACTTCTCTTTTTTTGCCTGGGGAAAAACGACGACGACGACAGATTGCCTATCAGGTAGTCCCATTACTCCGTCTCACACCCCGAGAGCAGGATGTATTTGACGCCTTTTCTTTTATGCAGCGCAGAGCGGTGAGGAGGTGTCCACAGACCCGCCTGCGATGCTATCGTCTTTCACCGAGGTTTTCTTTATTCGTTCAAGGCAGGGTGCATACGTTCACGAAAACCTCACTGACGGGGCCTTTTTAAATCCAAACGGTCGTCGCGAATGCAATACGCGTTTTCTCCATGGTCCCCCACGTACTGGTCTGCGCACGGGGAGTAAACTGGACACTCCTGGTAGGGTCCAGCGTCAATGAACTAGATGGGAAGAAGGTTTCACAACGTACACACGTATCAGATGGCCACGGTGCACATGTGAAACGCCTTACGGTTTTATACGCCCATCAAAGCCCAATAAGGCTGAGGCTTTAAAATCCGTGAACATGCTTTCATGGGCTCCTACGTAATTACCCACAAGAAGGTGAAACGATCTACcgtcaagagagagaaaagcaaaatccatatatatacacatataacacacacgtgtgcacgcaggCGCACGCACGTATAGGTGAAGTGTATACAAAGTGTAAAAAGGGGCCACCCTTCCGATTAAACGTCTAGTTCTAGAaccatctatttaaaaaacaccGATCCCCCTAAAAGCAGAACGTACACACTCCAGCAGCCGTCAATGCAGCGCCTTGGACACAGCACGCTCTGCCTTGGGGGACGGTCACCGGTGAATGCGGCCTCGCGGCCTCCAGcacacaagacacacacacacacacacacacacacacacacacacacacggccctGTCTTTAAAACGTTTTAAATCACGGAGCTCAATCGTAGCAAAGTTTCGGACAACAGCGCGGGAGTTTTTCTACAACATGAGAGTGTCACCTTTTCCACGGGAATCCGGAAGCCTCCCAACCTGTGAAAACACATGCTTCTTTGTCGCCGTGGTCACCGAGGGCGAGCGTCCTCACTGACGCGTGGCTTTCGGTTTTCTGGCGataatttttaagtgtgaaaAAGGCGACCTCGTTACGTGGCGCTAACTTACTTCGACGGCGGGGACTTTGGGCTGGGAGGGAGTCTAGCCTCTTTGTAAGGTGACCgtgttctcactttttaatttatgGATGGTTTACAACAGCCATGAGGATGCTTCACGGGGAAACACGACCCTGAAAAGGCTCGCTACGTTGCGGCCACGAGGCGGTGGCCCACCTTGTACTCTCAGCAGCTCGGAGGGGCTGACACTTTACAGTGGAAATACTTCACCAGTTTTTAAACAACCAAATGCTATTAAGACTCCGTAAGCTAAGGTTTTCTTTCCTGCGTAAATCTTAGGGTTTTGCCTTACACTCACGCTTTCTCGGGGCTAACGTTAACGCTCAGTTCCAGGGACCCATATGCAGAAGCAATGAAAAGGCAGTCACTATTATTAAAATTAGGTCAAACTGCTGCATTTAGGAAGAGGGTCTCTCCCCAGAATCTTGTCATTATTTGGGGCCACGGCTGCCAGGAAGAGTTGGTGAAACTTTCTCAGGCCCTTCTGTGAGGTCCGAACAGGTGTTTAGAGAGCAAACTAGTGGCCCTTGCCATAGGTGATTGTGACAAGTCCAGACCCTCTGTgacagaaaaataggaaaacaggtATTTCCAACAGCGCGCGTCCCATTTTTGCTCGTATCTTCAAGCACGAGCCCATCTCTGAATCGTTCGCAAAACTTCGAAAATATCGAGACTACTTTCTTTGGAAAATCGTGGCTACGCACTTACTGATGGGAGGCTCACAAAAGCAACCTTTCGTGTCTGAGCTCAGTGAGACGGCTCTCCGGGCCCTGAGCAGCCCCGAGTGTCTCCTTCTACGGTACTCTTCAAACCCCCAACCGAACTggatcatctttattatttttttttcaagctggattttaaaaagagaacaaccGCATTATCTACTCAGAGGAAGAAAACTTCTTCCTGTCGATGTGGCTTTGTCACTTTCTCGTTTAATAACCTTTGATGACAGAAAACGTTTCTCCACAGATGGGCAATAACTCTTATTTCAAGGACTGGGGCACTAAATTTGATACTGTGGAGGAAGGTACGTTATGCTtgattagaaacaaaaacattttttttaagatatcccgggaaagaaacttgaaaaaaaaaaaaatacccagcacCCCTCGCAAATCGgcaaacaaaaaaagcttttaaaatctcGTACTAAATAAAGATCCCGCCTGCTATCAGTTTAGGTTCCAGGCGAGTCATAAAGAGATTCTCCTTCCTGgtccaggagggagagagaacccaacCTCTCCGAGTTTGCAAACCGGAAAGAGAAAGTGCTTTGGACCCCGCCGGTTCTGATGGGCCTGTGCCCCCTTTACCATCTTTAGACTTCCTTGCAAACGCAGAAGCAAGCCGGCGCCCACGGAAGAGCCACCTAGCCCcgtggttttgtttatttgtcttctCTCACATGGGGTCTTTCTGACTCAGTGCGGAgccggtggtggtggtggtggcggggagGCAGCGAGGGCGGTTTGAAAAAAAGATGCTGCCGCGCCGGGTGAGGGGGGTGGGCGAGCGGAAGACACATGTTACATCAGACACAGTACCTGCCTTCTCACTGCACAGCTTGTCAGCGAGGTCGTGTGCCTCCTGGGCGATAAGTGAGAATATCTCGTCTTCATGCTCCTCTATAATAGCTTCGCACTGCGGAAACGTAATAACAACATATGTGGATAGATCCGCGCGCACGGGGCTCTCGTGAGAAGGACGCACCAACATTTTATTAGCTAAAAACAGAAAACCGTGTTACCACCGTGGCCCGTTTTCATCAGCCCCTTTGCTTTCGGGACCTCACCGCCTCGGATGGAGCCTCGTCCCCAAACGTTAATTGCGTCATTTTCCTGGGACTTAACTAACCGATTAGTCGTGTTGAAAGACGAGGGTGAGGAGGAAAGCAGTTCTTTGTATCTGTGCCTCTTGGTTACATTGGAATgcgaagaaaaggaagaaaggggtcTCCTAGGTAGAGCTGGGGAGTCTTagctttctggttttgtttgggttttctcGACTCCTTCAAAGAACCCGGCTCCTGGAGACGCTTAAACCAGTTTCCCTCAGATTTAACATAACAATccattttgtggttttaaaacaGAGTCTGAAGTGTGAAAACAATTAAGCTTTCTCAGCAATCAAAACAAACCTCGTCGGTCTCACTGTGGGTAACAGGCTTGGCAGTGACTTGGCCAAGTTTCTTTTCAAACCATCTAGCGCTCCGTTGATCATTTCACTTTGCTTCTAGCCCCAAATCTCACTTTTCAGAGAAGAGGGAGCCCAAAGGCGCCCAGGGcattaagaaaatcttaaattctAACTGAAGGACGCGTCTGTGCTAAAGACCCACAGGGTTACAGCTCCTGGAACCGTGAAGCTACAGGAGGGCATTCGCTCGAGACTTGGCAAAGCACAGTCCAAGTTCATTCAGCAAGACTTTAACATTTTtcaatggcatttaaaaatatgtaaattccCCCCTAACGTGTTTATTTAAAACCTGTGAAATACAAGCACACATACTCATCGCAATTCCTGTTCCAGGGTACTTTTACCTTGGAGTTATtgcctttactttttaattaaaatgaaatcttcagAAGTCAGCTAAAGCCCCTGTTTCGGGGCGTCAGCATGCCTGACATTTCGGCCAGTGTGTgaacttaatacattttttaaacggGCTTTGCCATCACTTGGTCTGATTCAACAGCGTTAAGTAAAGCGAAATATATTGGAATCTATTTTGCCAGGCACATTCTAGCAAGCCAGAGGCCAGCATTCACTTAAAATAAACACCACACCGGACGGGAGTTTGGCATTAAGCCAACTATCATACCTAAGCCTTTGTTTAACTTAGTTTGTGCTAAAATACTTGAATTAACTCGGGAAGGaaattctctgtcttctgtgaagcctgaagggggagaaggaaaaaaaaaaaaaaaaaagatgtttgtcaCTCTTCCTCTATCATTTggctataaatatttgaaaacgaCATTCACTCTAATTTGGATTTTAACCTAGGAGCCACCACCCCTGATTCCTTCTGAGGGAACCTGGGAGAGACCTGCCTCAGCGAGGGGGGCCACTGAgacccctctctgagccccacagGGGCAGAGCAGGCGGGACCCTGGGCTTCAAGTCGCTGGGAGCTACAACAGCACTTTCTGCAAAACACCGCCTGTCTGCACAGCCCCGTGAGGTGTCTCAAAGGCAACTTCCCAAATGCATGGTCAACACTGACGCCGCCGCGGGACCCCAGAGCAGCCGGATAACCTTTTAATGTCCAAGGTCTGGAAACTCAACCACAACCCAAGCAAACGGCCAAAAAGAATACCCCAAATGGTGTTCCTGGCGCGTGGGATTCGCCTGCGAAGAACGGGAGCTTACCGCGAATTTCAAAGGTCTGTAAGcatcagaataaaaatggaattttttaaattctttgtatattctgtcTCCTTGCCTTGGAGCAAATCTCTTAAACTTCTTCTCCCGAGTCACGGAATCTTCTTCCAGCTGGTAATGGTTCATCCGCTCGCACACTTGGTCCAACAGGTCTGTTAGGAAAACCTCCGAGTGGGCTAGGGGGGTCTGTGGAGACAAACGGGGACAGGAGACCTGCCTTAACGTCCACGCGGTCTTAGCAGATCGTGCGCCGGACGCGTCCGGGGCCGCGCGCCACCCCCAGGAGCGCCGGGAGGCATGACCTTCCTCGCACAATGTGCTTGCGGTTAGGTTACTTACAGAACGTGGGAAGTTCGCTTACACTGTGCTTTTGGAAAGGGGCGGGTGTTTGAAAGTGGACGGGAAGGAAACCCCTAGATTGGAACTGGAAAGTGCGCTTACACAGGTAGTCCTTTTCAAAGTCATTGCACATGCAGAATACGGCACCGAGGACAGAAAATGGCTGTGATTATTTACTAGccggagagagggggggaggggcggagggggagggggagcacaagagggggaccgggagggaggcagagaccgCGGGCCAGCGCGCCGCGTCCTTCTGGACGGGTCGGGCCGAGCCGACAGTGGCGCCCGCGGGcgccggtgggggagggggtgacaggGGCGCGCGCGGGACGGCCACGGGCGCGGGCTCGGGGAACAGCTGGCGCCCGTCTCCGCGCGCCCCTGTCCCTCCGGAATGCGGCGAGGATTCAggggacgcccccccccccacccccacccccaccccgccccggccaCCACCTCCGCCCCGCGCGGGGGTCAAAGAGCACCCCTCGCCCCTGGTAACCGACACAAAACCTCGGGGCCCGTCTAGACGGGTCAAGGTGCAGGATGCCGCGTCCCCGCGGCTCCTTCCGGAAGGGGGCGGGGACCCGCCAAGGGCGCCGCGGACGCGCCGCGCCCGGGCCTCCGCGggctttctccctctccaccctccgCTGATCAAAGTAGGAAGTTTGCGTGACAACCGTGGTGAAAGGGGCTGAATCGCAAATGAACTCGATTTCGGCGATGTTGATCTAGCCGGCCTCCATTGTCCCCTTTCAGGCGCAGTGTGAACCCTTCCGGTGCCGGCGACCGCGCGGCGGCGAGGCGCGCGCTCCGGGCGCACAAAGGGTCCCCGCGCCTCCCGCCCCCGGGCCGGCGTCCCCGCCGCCCCCGGGGTCCGCGGGCAGTGCGCGCGGTGGGACACAGGCCTGCAGGAGCCGGGGCAGCAAGAGAGCCGAAGACGACCGCCGCCGATGGGCGCCCAGCTGCCCCCGCCGTGTGCGCGGTAACGGGGTCCCCGCCTCTCCCCCAAAACCCGGTTCCAGGCGCATTCTCTCCAGGCCCGGGCGCTCCCTTTTGCAACGAAACCGTTTACTCAACTGGATTAAACCACAACGGTTATCCGTTCACTAAAAtagccagtttttaaaaactcgccagtgtggtttgttgttgttgttgttttcggGTCTACAGTGAAATGACCCTAAAGGCAGTGGCTTGAAGTGCATTCCAAATACAAGCTGCATTTCACTTACACTTTTAAGTATGCCAATCAAGCCCTGtaagttgtaaaaacaaaacaaaagaaaaagcacagcaaTGCGTGGGTTAAGGAACAAACTGAAAATCCGTTTTATTAACCACAGGCGCTGAGGATTAAATCTGTATTGGGTCTGCACGTTATAAAACACAGAGGTAAATTCTTAATTACAGTTAATCAAGCAGATCATTAGCTGCATGATTatggggtgggtttttttttttgcctgccaCGCGTGTGGTTTAAGTGTACTTCCTTATCTGATACGTTTGAGATCCCTTCATGGTACTTTCTGGATGTTAGCAAAGCAGGTTTTCACTTTACAGTGATGAGTCCACGCTTTCACTTAAAAAAGCTAACTGAAACCCGGAAAGGCACTCCCTGTCCCCTCCGGCCCCCACCTTCCCCAGCGGAAAAGTAAACAGGGCGGGGGTGGTCGCCACCGGAGGGCAGGGGTTCGAGTCTGGGAGAGTTTGGGGGAACACTCAGCGCCGCCTTGACGGATCCCAGTACTGTCTGCTGACTGGGGACGCTCtcgaaaatgttttttaaatctgacCTCACCCACCCAGCCGTGTGCAGAAACTGCCCACCGTCTCGCGTGAGCAGATCAGACGCTAGCGACCGAAAGGCCTCCTCAACTTACTTTGGAGGGGTTTTTGATTTGTTTCCCGGGGCTGGCACTATTTTAGAACAGTCCCCGCTTTACAACTTTCCCCAaaacgggattttttttttttccagttttcaaagtgtcatgatatatatttgaatatactaGTATGGTACTGTTTTAACACACATATGTTATATCAAGAGATCAACACGTGAATTTTGTTGGTTTTATGCGTCTGAAGGCaaacgggtgtgtgtgtgtgtgtgtgtgtgtgtgtgtgtgtgtgtgtgtgtgtgtgtgttttcccgtCATTAGCTGGCTCTTTTGAGTAAACATTCTTTAATAGGAGGAAGTGTTTGCCTGCAGATAGCTCAGAAAATGCTTCCTCACAATCTCCGCTAAAAACAGGTAAAGGAAAAACACCCAACGTGAACTTACGAGGTCTGTTTTCAGAagactaagaggaaaaaaaaggattttaaaatctcaatcaAAGCATCCGGCTTTGTGAGAAAATGCTAAAGATGTCTAAGCATCGCCGCTCTTTGCACATTGACGACGACGCACACGATTGGAGTTTAAAATGATTCCACTTAGCTGAACTGCCTTCGGTAAATTTAAAGACTGTTCACAGAATAATTGGgcccttttctcccctcagagtgtTTCGATTATAAGAGTGCAATAAATATTGAGACGAGTGGAATAAAACAAAGTCTTTCTTTCTATACTATGAAGATTTTGAATAGTACTTGTCAATAAAGCAATTCCTATTGTAATCTTAGGGGAGGGTGGCCTCCACCCCGGAAGGACTGTCTCAGAGATAGTAACCTCATTACAATATGAATGAAAAAGGCCGCCAGCATTGTATCGGGAGAAAACCGATTCACGGGCACCCGGTTTTCTTATCAGCCGTTTCTTTTGCGCAGGCACTCACTTGGGATACGTGATACATATAAAAGCGATCCGTTATAACTTCATCGCTATCTCAGAGCGCGCTGGTCAAAGTAAATCCTAACTTTTGCTCTTCTGAAACCTACCTGCCACTCTGAATCCCGCTACGTAGAAAGAgtgtctacttttcttttttcccctcaaggcTTATTCTGACCATGTGCTTATTCTGTGAGCAATgaaacggggcgggggtgggggggggcggagggaagTACCCATATCCCAACGTGAAAGCGGGAAAAAAGTCTCTGGAAGTTTTGGCTCTGGAAGGCCGGAGTGTGGGGTTCATTCCAGACCCCGTGAGCCACATTCCTAACGGTTCCAGGGCGCCTCCGTGCGCGTTCATTACTGTGCCTCTGTTAATCTTGTAGCAAATTTCTTGCTTGATAGCTATCACAATTAGGCAGGAACACAATTATGTTACGATGCACGATTGGACGCGGAAAtgcccttgtgctctgtctgtggTTTTCATAACAGTCTGGCAATCTCAAATAAATCTCACTTATCTTTATCGTTATCTTGAGTGTTCCTCAGATAGGAACCCAGGACTTAACCTGCTTAGCGACTGATAATTGATTTCACATTGTTGCAAAGATTCCCCTTCTGGAGGTTTAGTTAATGTCGAAATTTTAATTGCACTCTGGCAAATATTGCATCTGGCTTAATCACTAACTTTCCAtccataaaaatattgaaatcgcTTCTGATATTAGTTAAAAGTCAATATTTAGAAGTGAAAATTCAAGCCTCCTTTGCTCTAGGCGACAACAGGGTAAGCATACATTCGGAAACTTGTAAGATGATGAGATATATAATTAGCTTTTATGTTAATTGACTGTTATGAGTTTGTTGTAGGACAATTCTTCATATAATATGCAGATAGCATTGGCTGTTTAGTTTTATTAGACAATATAATTAGAAAGCTAAAGGAGCTCATTTCGATGAGGAATAATAGAAGCTGATAAATTTCCCAGTGTTCTGTGTATCAGAAGTGAATTCCATCTGGATTTAATCAATAACAGAGATTTCAAGTAGCCTTTGTTTAGAGAACTGAAGCCAGCCCACAGATAACGGAACTAATATAGTTTTTCCAGTTACCATCAATTCAGTGTTAAAACAGGTGAATTTCTACCATCAATAAAACCTTGGGGACAAAACTACAAAGATTTCGGCACAGTTTATCGCAAAGACACAGGAAATTTACGTAAACAACATCACAATTTTACCTTCCGCAACTTGAATAAGGAAAAGAGTCTTTCCTATTCTTACTTATGGACATATTGTGTTACATCAAGTATATGTTCAGGTTGGGAGgaaaatagaaagaatgaaataacattttgatTTGGGGGTAAATTTTCCTACAATTCAAAACTGCTCGAGTTtcgatcacttttttttttttttttttaaattctggagcCTTTTTCCAACTTACCAGGGATAAAACAGAATCAGAGAAAAATTGCTTAATGCACCATCATTGATGAACTCCACATGGGGTCATCAAACACAATTTGACCTTTTCCTGAAGTTTAAAGAAGCTCTGCTTTCGTTGGCAAATGCAAAATTGGCCCTGCCACTTGGTTTCCTACCCTAAAAAAGTCTTCAAccaaaaactttaattttcaaacattttaggtaaagtgaaaacaaaatgcacTTCTCCATATGAAAATGTCGCAACTTTTCAATCTTTTAAACAAATCAGCCCTTCCCACAGTGGAGCCGTGCCCTCCGCCGGCGTGCCCCGGAAGGATtttgcagattaaaaaacaacaacaacaaaaagggaaTGGAAAAGTGCATGAAAGGAGACGAGAGCACCGTGGCGTTCGTAGAGTAAGATGCGAATCTGTCCATTCATGCCACGAATCCCGGTCCGTCTCCGAGCCAGGTCATTCACGAGGCCTGGAGGGGGCCTCCTCTGGGGTTCTGAATAAAAACGAAGGTACTTGGGGGAGCCTGTGTGCCCGGGAGAGGCCCAGCGAACGCTAGCCAACTGTGATGCGACTCCTCGTCTGTCGGCAGAGCTGAAGGTCACATAAATGCAGAATCGGTTCTCCTGGTTCACAGTTTTCCGCCCTCCCCCCAAGTCTGCCTCCCTCACTACCTTGTCACGGAAAACACGAAGGGGTTGAGTGGTTGTGTTTCTGAGCACCGTCACGCAAGGGAAAAGGTGAGACCCCACGTTTGTGGGATGTCGGGCGGCCTTTCCCAGCTTTGTGGGCAAATGGTAGCAGTTCCTTAGAAAGCGTTGGCGGGCTCAGGGGAGGAGGGACGGAGAAATGGGACCACGAGAACCTGAGTTGTTCCGTGTCCACAGATGTGGACACGCCCACGCACACACAGTGGTTTCCACGGACCAGAAAGACAGcgctgtttttctttaaaaccatttttaagagGGAAAGTAACATAGTCatttgattggaaaaaaaaaaaacaaaacacaaacattcaaaaggaacaaaagggCAGAGTAGAAAGCGAGGCTGATACCCGGGACCCTACGGCCCAGCTCTCCCCCGGGGCCAGGAATCTTCCCCGCACATCCATGTGAATGTGTGtcgcacgtgtgtgtgtctgtgtgtgtcacGAGCATTTGTGAGCACCCCTGTCCCCTTGGTACACAGGCGAGGGCACAGCGCTGGGCCTTGGTGACCCCATCCCCCCGCTCCTGGACTTGAGGGCACTGGAGCTTGGAGACCTTGCAGCCAACCCCCTTCTCGTCACGGGAGGGGGCAGGCGCAGAGTGGGGGGACGGAGCCGGGGTCAGGACCCAGCCACGGGACGTGGTCGGCCAGGCCTCAGGGAAGCCTGTTCCCTAACCACCTTCAGCCGAAGCCACACGCCATGTCCTCCCCAGGTGACCAGGTAGGGGCACTCTTTGGGGCTGAGTTGTGTCCCCTAGATTCCTACGTTGAAGCCCCGACCCTCAGGACCTCACAACGTGGCCTTATTTGGAGACCGGACCTTCGCAGAAGCcgttaaggtaaaatgaggtcaccAGGGTGGCCCCGATCCAGTGTGACCGGTGTCCCTATAAGAAGAAGAggtcaggacacagacac is a window from the Leopardus geoffroyi isolate Oge1 chromosome A2, O.geoffroyi_Oge1_pat1.0, whole genome shotgun sequence genome containing:
- the CNPY1 gene encoding protein canopy homolog 1 isoform X3, which produces MDEVEYDVTKARQKTTKVGSFRINPDGTQERRKTPLAHSEVFLTDLLDQVCERMNHYQLEEDSVTREKKFKRFAPRQGDRIYKEFKKFHFYSDAYRPLKFACEAIIEEHEDEIFSLIAQEAHDLADKLCSEKADRFTFLWVIT
- the CNPY1 gene encoding protein canopy homolog 1 isoform X2 produces the protein MDEVEYDVTKARQKTTKVGSFRINPDGTQERRKTPLAHSEVFLTDLLDQVCERMNHYQLEEDSVTREKKFKRFAPRQGDRIYKEFKKFHFYSDAYRPLKFACEAIIEEHEDEIFSLIAQEAHDLADKLCSEKADLCGASANLAELPDGTSTGY